ATGGCCACAGGCGCTGGCGGACCGAAAGACTCCAACGCTGGGGATGATCCGCTGGGCGCTGAGCAATGTCACAGACTTGTTCTTTCGCAGCCTGGAAACATGCCTCATTTGTTTGCCTGCTGAATTCGTGGAGAAACTGCACGCGGTAGCAATGAAGGTGCTGCTTGCTTCCCCGTCTGGACCTGGTGAGGAGAGGCTATTTGTGTCTGACCATGTGGGTGGCACGTTTGACAGtgtcccatcttctccaatATTCAGACCGAACAGTGAGACGCCAAACTGATACTATCCATTTCCAAGCAGTGTTGACGCATCTAGGTCGCCATTATAACGCCTTCTCCGTTGGAGAGGTCCCACGGCAGTATCTTCCCGCTGACCAGCCGTACATAGAAGTGTGccttcttttttctttttcagcaTCCTGCTCTCGGTCAAAGTCGTGCTCGGGTAACCGCTGAGTTATACAGCATGGCAGACCCGACGCCCAATTGAGAAGCAATAACGGCCGAGCAGACAGAAGCATACTGCGCGCTGCTTCGTTCGTCAGATCAAAGTAAGCCTCCTCCATTCTTTGGTGATATTTCCAGTATGCAATCATTTCATGGTGCTTCATGAGAATGTGTGCTAATGCGTGGCAGTGCACGCGCTGAGCTTCCCAAACTGGGCCAAGATTGACTTCTTCGGGTTGGACTTCTTGGCCGCAGCCTTGAAGGGTGTTGGTCCGGTGAGGCAGAAGTACATCCAGAATGTCCAGACACCTTACAGTTCAGTGAGATGTTCTCTATTTTCGGGGGAGATCAGAAGGGCGATCACTGGCTTAGTGGAACAAGGACAATGCAGAATTGGGATATCATTGAGCAAGCGCTCCGAGAGGAGAGTCCTAGGGCTGGGAGTACCTAGCGTCCGCCTTAGAAATGCGTATATTACCATGCCTGTATATGCATCAACCTCCAATCCATTGCAGTCCAGAATTAATCTAAATTAATATCCATTCCGGGCGATCCAGCAACCTCGGGGAAGCTGCTGGGTCCTAGGTCCGGATCTGGGAAGCCTTGTCCATCGGCACTGTGCCCAGAGAAGCTCATCTGCGTGGGAACGGTCTCTGAACTGGTACCGATCGCGATGCTGCTGTGAGGCGGTTCTCCAGTGCCGCAGCTCGGTACCATCGAAGAATCCGAACTCCTCTGCCCTACCTTGTTGCGAATATCCAACACAATCTGGGGTGTCTCCACCGGCATGCCCTGTTGTCGGAGGAATACCTCCCTCGCTCCCCAAGTTTGGAGAACCGCCCTTGCAAAGACGGTGAAGATACCCTGCCCGCTGGGCTTTGGATGCATGACTCGCGCTTCGTAATTCTTGCTCATGGCCTGCCAGGCCTTCTCCACGTGGCTTTCTGTGGGTCTCTTCTTTAGGTCGTTCAGGACGTGGATGTATGCCAGGGCGGGGACATGGAAATCTACGAGCCATCGGTACCGACTGGTCAGAGGAAAGACTCTCAGTTCGTATCGCACTCCAACATCTGTAGAGCGTAGAACAGGGCAGCGTTGCGCTGAGCGTCTGTCTGCTGCATTGCTGGCGACGTCAGGTGCCGCGCATAGTGCTCCAGCAGGCGGTTTCTGGCCAGGTAGCCGCGCGTCGTCCAGATTGCCATATAACGGAGCGGGTCGGTGGGGTCGCAAAAAGCGAGGTATTTTTCCTCGATTGTCTTCTGGATAGTCAACATCTCATCGTCTGCAGGAATGAACATGCGGCCAGGATTCTTTGCCTTAGCCACCGCCGCCAGTACCGGGTTGACAAAGTTAATGTGGAAGGTGGTATGGCGAATCCGGTCGGCGAGCTCGCTACAAACAACTGCGAACAGCGCCTCAGTCGGCTTCTCGTTGTTGGGGGCCCAGGAATTGGTGTCGGGTCGAATCTCAACGTCGTTGACGTTTAACGGAATCTGGCAGTCCCAAGTGGGTGTCAACGTGGTGACCTTGTAGTCGGACATCTCGCACATGCGATGATCAAAAATCACCAATGACCACCAGAGTCTTCGGCGCATCTCAGCCTCTACGGCAGTGTATGGAGTGTACGTCGACTCATTGTGAAGCCCCATCCGTTGTGCAATTCGGAGGGCCGCGGCCAGCATAGAGGAGAGCGAGCGAGGGTCTGTCTGCGGCGAAACGGAGACCTAAAACCATTACTACAGGTGCTATTGCCTATTACTCAGCTCATCAGGACACGGACGGACTGCATACCAAATAGAGGTACACTGCGGTCAAGCCATCGACATTGGTAAACTGCCAGGGCCGACACTTGATCAGCAATTGTCGACACCCCAACCGGTAGCGCGCAAGCAGGTCTTCCTTGGACGATCTGAGCAGCCGATGACATTCGTTATCAGTCAGACTCATGACCGCGATGCAGTATATGCTAAACATGAGTGCCTCCAAGGTAGGATGAATATTTCCAAGGTCACAGACCGCATCGACAATCCGTGGCTGGAGCGTCGGCGTATGGGTGACTTTTAGCAGGGGATTGACATTCTCCAGATATATCTGCCAGAGCCTAAAGATCTGGACTTGTTCGGGATGCAAGACGAGGACATTCACATTAACCTGTGGCTGACCAAACAGAAAATTATCATCGGTCTGGTCGTTTGCTTCCGGCTGTTCGACGTGATGGTCCCAggtgttttttttttgtcgGCCTGCGCATCTGGACTATCaccgtcgtcttcttcgggTTCAAGTGTCTTCCCTATGGTTAACGGCTGCCGTAACGACAATGGCTAGGAAGCAAACATACTACTCGGCTAATGGCCTGCCAGAGGTCGCTACAAAAGAACTCGTTAGTTACCTCCTGTAGTAAAGTTGGGCTAATCAGGTGTCAAACACTGCCTGCGACTGGACAGGGGTCTGTGCCCTCGCCGGTTCTGACCGTCCACACGCCCGAGAGACAGCCGCGCCGACAGGGTCCGGCTTGGCCTGGGGATGCAGAGGTTCGAAATCAATGTTAtgttggcgaagaaggccttCGTAATGGCGCAGACGGTCTAATAAAACTTTCTCTTGAAATCGACGACGTCGCGGAGTGAGCGTTGCAGTAACACACTGCGTTTCAGATGCGACACAATTCCCACAGGGGATTTGTGATCGCACCTGACTTTTCGCTGCTGGCATCTCACACAAGCCCGGGGGCGGGGCGACCTTGCCGAATGATCTGTCGACATTTTGAATGCGTTGCGATGCGATggagcgaggatgatgaacgGAGATGGAACCCAGGGGGGGGTTCTGGAGACTGGAGGTTACTTCGGCCTTTTGAATGGACCGCGGCTGAGTATTTGGAGTATTCTATCTCCCGAACTATCCTCCATGGCATCTTGCATGGACGGAGTCAGTGAATATTAAATAACACATTTGATATGATCATATGTTATTATGCTGAACGAACATTCCAGACTTCCAGACTATGTGTCTCCTTAGGTCCACGAATGACCGGAAAAGGGGTCGCTTGCCACCTCCCGCACTTGTTGTTCGACGTCCGATAATATATTACTTATATTGCCTCAGCCTCCATTTGCCTCTCATGCACTGCACCGGAGGGTTAGTCCAGCAAAAGTCAATCAGTATGCCTCCAGAAACTCAAAACTCGGCTCAAGTTGCCGAAACCTCACCAGATGTACCGACTCAGCGTAAAGTCCCGAACCCGAAAAATCTGCAACACTGGCTACGACACCAACAACGACGACAATAGTCGTCATGATCATCTCGGTGCTCCTGAGTATGTTTCGCGTCGCTTTGGACAGAACCATCCTTGCCACGGTATGAACTTGCACAAGGATCAGACCATCGTTACAGCCGTCTGCTAACTACTTCGAAACCATCCCCCGAATTACAGACGAATTCCATTCGATCAGAAGCGTTGGCTGATACGGGAGCGCATATATGTTGACCTGCTGTGCGCTGCAGTTGATTAATGGAAAGAT
The Aspergillus fumigatus Af293 chromosome 4, whole genome shotgun sequence DNA segment above includes these coding regions:
- a CDS encoding transcription factor domain-containing protein; protein product: MPAAKSQVRSQIPCGNCVASETQCVTATLTPRRRRFQEKVLLDRLRHYEGLLRQHNIDFEPLHPQAKPDPVGAAVSRACGRSEPARAQTPVQSQAVPTLLQEVTNEFFCSDLWQAISRVSRCAGRQKKNTWDHHVEQPEANDQTDDNFLFGQPQVNVNVLVLHPEQVQIFRLWQIYLENVNPLLKVTHTPTLQPRIVDAVCDLGNIHPTLEALMFSIYCIAVMSLTDNECHRLLRSSKEDLLARYRLGCRQLLIKCRPWQFTNVDGLTAVYLYLVSVSPQTDPRSLSSMLAAALRIAQRMGLHNESTYTPYTAVEAEMRRRLWWSLVIFDHRMCEMSDYKVTTLTPTWDCQIPLNVNDVEIRPDTNSWAPNNEKPTEALFAVVCSELADRIRHTTFHINFVNPVLAAVAKAKNPGRMFIPADDEMLTIQKTIEEKYLAFCDPTDPLRYMAIWTTRGYLARNRLLEHYARHLTSPAMQQTDAQRNAALFYALQMLDRYRWLVDFHVPALAYIHVLNDLKKRPTESHVEKAWQAMSKNYEARVMHPKPSGQGIFTVFARAVLQTWGAREVFLRQQGMPVETPQIVLDIRNKVGQRSSDSSMVPSCGTGEPPHSSIAIGTSSETVPTQMSFSGHSADGQGFPDPDLGPSSFPEVAGSPGMDINLD